In Phaseolus vulgaris cultivar G19833 chromosome 10, P. vulgaris v2.0, whole genome shotgun sequence, a single genomic region encodes these proteins:
- the LOC137818777 gene encoding auxin-binding protein ABP19a-like, protein MIYILFLFSLLAFTSNAAVNDFCVADLKGPDSPSGYQCKPTKEVTVDDFVFSGLVAGNTTNTFNAALTSAFVTDFPGVNGLGVSAARLDIAKGGSIPMHTHPAATELLIMVEGKITAGFMTPFAVYTKTLKPGDIMVFPQGQLHFQVNSGKGKATAFLAFSSANPGAQLLDLLLFGNSIPSELIAQTTFLDVDQVKKVKRRFGGRG, encoded by the coding sequence ATGATTTACATTCTTTTCCTCTTCTCTCTTCTAGCATTCACTTCCAATGCTGCTGTGAATGATTTCTGTGTGGCAGACCTAAAGGGTCCAGATAGCCCTTCAGGCTATCAGTGCAAACCAACTAAAGAAGTGACGGTGGATGACTTTGTGTTCTCTGGCTTAGTAGCTggaaacaccacaaacactttcaATGCTGCATTAACTTCTGCATTTGTTACTGATTTTCCAGGTGTGAATGGTCTTGGTGTATCAGCAGCACGGTTAGACATAGCGAAAGGAGGATCAATCCCAATGCACACACACCCTGCTGCCACTGAACTTTTGATAATGGTGGAAGGTAAAATCACTGCTGGTTTTATGACACCATTTGCAGTTTACACTAAGACACTGAAACCAGGAGATATTATGGTTTTCCCACAAGGACAATTACATTTTCAAGTGAATTCTGGAAAAGGAAAAGCCACTGCTTTTCTGGCTTTCAGTAGCGCAAACCCTGGAGCACAACTACTTGACCTTCTACTATTTGGTAACAGCATACCTTCTGAATTGATTGCACAAACTACCTTCCTTGACGTTGACCAAGTCAAGAAGGTTAAGAGACGTTTTGGTGGCAGAGGCTAG